From Segatella copri, the proteins below share one genomic window:
- the pyk gene encoding pyruvate kinase, whose translation MKQTKIVASISDRRCDQDFIRKLFFAGMNVVRMNTAHATEEGIRTIVKNVRAVSPHIGIMIDTKGPEVRTTGVKEPIHYNVGDVVKIFGRPEMESSHDIVNVSYPDIAADVKVGDDLLFDDGELDMKIIDNQGPMLVAEVQNEGVLGAHKSVNVPGEHIDLPALTEKDRRNIELAIELDIDFIAHSFVRNAADVKAVQDILDAHNSDIKIISKIENQEGVDNIDEIIDACYGIMVARGDLGIEVPIERIPGIQRRIISKCVKAQKPVIVATQMLHTMIKNPRPTRAEVTDIANAIFYRTDALMLSGETASGKYPVEAVQTMARIAEQAEKDKSPLNDIDPMEDGKIDQKLFLAHAAIEATKKLGVAGIITDGETGQTARDLAAFRGPNPVLAICYKEKLQRWLNLSYGIIPIHQKDQVSTKAMFTAAVRMLRQKGYLGEEDKIAYLSGSFGEGGGTTFVEINKVKKIFDNSYSFNLPSNGIEDK comes from the coding sequence ATGAAACAAACAAAGATTGTCGCTTCCATCAGTGATCGTAGATGTGATCAGGATTTTATCCGAAAACTGTTTTTCGCCGGTATGAACGTTGTTCGTATGAATACTGCTCATGCCACAGAAGAGGGTATACGCACCATCGTAAAGAATGTAAGAGCCGTGTCTCCACATATTGGTATTATGATTGATACCAAAGGTCCTGAGGTGCGAACTACAGGTGTGAAGGAACCTATCCACTACAATGTTGGTGATGTAGTGAAAATCTTTGGACGTCCGGAAATGGAGTCTTCTCATGATATTGTGAATGTGAGCTATCCTGACATCGCAGCCGATGTTAAGGTAGGTGATGATTTGCTCTTCGATGATGGTGAACTCGATATGAAGATTATCGACAACCAGGGGCCTATGCTGGTTGCCGAGGTTCAGAACGAGGGAGTGCTCGGGGCTCACAAGAGCGTGAATGTGCCGGGAGAACATATCGACCTGCCTGCACTGACAGAGAAAGACCGCCGAAATATTGAACTCGCTATCGAGTTGGATATTGATTTCATCGCTCACTCTTTTGTGCGCAATGCAGCCGATGTGAAGGCAGTTCAGGATATCTTGGACGCTCACAACAGTGATATCAAGATTATCTCTAAGATTGAAAATCAGGAAGGTGTTGATAATATTGACGAGATTATTGATGCCTGCTATGGTATCATGGTTGCCCGTGGTGACCTGGGTATCGAGGTGCCAATCGAGAGAATTCCAGGCATCCAGCGCCGCATCATCTCTAAGTGTGTGAAGGCGCAGAAACCGGTAATCGTAGCAACACAGATGTTGCATACCATGATTAAGAATCCACGTCCTACTCGTGCTGAGGTAACTGATATTGCCAATGCTATCTTCTATCGCACCGATGCGCTGATGCTTTCTGGTGAAACAGCAAGCGGAAAGTATCCTGTAGAGGCTGTGCAGACCATGGCCCGTATTGCTGAGCAGGCAGAGAAGGATAAGTCTCCACTGAATGATATTGATCCAATGGAAGATGGTAAGATTGACCAGAAACTCTTCCTGGCTCATGCTGCCATTGAGGCTACTAAGAAGTTGGGTGTTGCCGGTATCATCACTGATGGTGAAACCGGTCAGACTGCACGCGACCTGGCAGCCTTCCGTGGTCCAAATCCGGTATTGGCAATCTGCTATAAGGAGAAACTCCAGCGCTGGTTGAATCTGAGCTATGGTATTATTCCAATTCATCAGAAGGATCAGGTTTCTACCAAGGCTATGTTTACCGCAGCGGTACGTATGCTTCGCCAGAAAGGCTATTTAGGTGAGGAGGATAAGATTGCTTATCTGAGCGGTAGCTTTGGAGAGGGTGGAGGCACAACCTTCGTTGAGATTAATAAAGTGAAGAAGATTTTCGATAACAGTTATAGCTTTAATTTGCCATCAAATGGCATCGAAGATAAGTAA
- a CDS encoding polysaccharide biosynthesis/export family protein: MKKLVSSVLVALTMLLVLGSCGSTKNVAYFQNADSISLAASRMLYEAKIMPKDELTITVITTDPKAAMPFNLSVSQTLGTGGQLSYGSGSLQGYLVDNDGNIEFPVVGTLHVGGLTKKQAEDLIKNKVKPYLAEKENPIVTVRMGSYHVSVLGEVEKPGIIYAPQEKMSILEALAQCGDLTIYGKRDNVLLIRQDAAGEKHTYRMNLNDANIINSPFYYLQQNDIIYVEPNKVKAQNSSIGSSTTLWFSAVGTLISIASLIVNILR; encoded by the coding sequence ATGAAGAAACTCGTTAGTTCAGTTTTAGTCGCTTTGACTATGCTCTTAGTACTTGGCAGTTGTGGAAGTACTAAGAATGTAGCTTATTTCCAAAATGCAGATTCTATCAGCTTGGCTGCTTCAAGAATGCTTTATGAAGCCAAGATTATGCCTAAGGACGAACTTACAATTACAGTAATTACAACAGATCCAAAGGCTGCCATGCCTTTCAACCTCTCTGTCTCTCAAACATTGGGTACAGGCGGACAGCTGAGTTATGGTAGTGGTTCCCTGCAAGGATATCTGGTTGATAATGATGGTAATATTGAGTTTCCTGTTGTTGGAACCTTGCATGTAGGTGGTTTGACCAAGAAGCAGGCTGAAGATCTCATCAAGAATAAGGTGAAGCCTTATCTGGCAGAAAAAGAAAATCCTATTGTTACGGTTCGCATGGGCAGTTACCATGTATCTGTATTAGGTGAAGTAGAAAAGCCAGGAATTATTTATGCTCCACAGGAGAAGATGAGTATTCTTGAAGCTTTGGCACAGTGTGGCGACTTAACTATCTATGGTAAGCGTGACAATGTATTATTGATTCGTCAGGATGCAGCAGGAGAGAAGCATACTTATCGTATGAACTTGAATGATGCAAATATTATTAATTCACCATTCTATTATCTGCAGCAGAATGATATTATCTATGTAGAACCAAATAAGGTGAAAGCTCAAAACTCATCTATCGGTTCATCTACTACATTGTGGTTCTCTGCCGTTGGAACATTGATTTCTATTGCATCATTGATTGTCAATATCTTGCGATAG
- a CDS encoding LemA family protein, whose amino-acid sequence MEQTMNSNMQPAKRGIKKSWIILGIVVVLVLWMFSGYNGLVEKQELATTELANVQTQYQRRADMMPQLAKIVKAYAKHEKETFAEVTKARAAVGQVKLDANNLTEASLKKYAAAQGELANAFSKLMVVAEKYPELKASENFKALQVQEEGTENRISEARRKYNEAVQNYNQTVRKMPSALIAGLFNFDVMPKFEAAAGAEKAPDLDI is encoded by the coding sequence ATGGAACAGACAATGAATTCAAACATGCAACCGGCAAAGAGAGGTATAAAGAAAAGCTGGATTATTCTGGGCATCGTAGTTGTGCTGGTACTATGGATGTTCAGTGGTTATAACGGATTGGTAGAGAAACAGGAGTTGGCTACCACAGAGTTGGCTAATGTTCAGACTCAGTATCAGCGTCGTGCTGATATGATGCCACAGTTGGCAAAGATAGTAAAGGCTTATGCCAAGCATGAGAAAGAAACCTTTGCCGAGGTGACCAAGGCTCGTGCTGCTGTTGGTCAGGTAAAGCTGGATGCCAATAATCTTACTGAGGCTAGCCTGAAGAAATATGCTGCTGCACAGGGCGAGTTGGCGAATGCATTCTCCAAACTGATGGTAGTAGCCGAGAAATATCCTGAGTTGAAAGCCAGCGAGAACTTCAAGGCTCTTCAGGTTCAGGAAGAGGGTACGGAAAACCGTATCAGCGAGGCACGCCGCAAGTATAATGAAGCCGTCCAGAACTATAACCAGACGGTTAGAAAAATGCCAAGTGCCCTTATCGCCGGCCTCTTCAATTTCGATGTGATGCCTAAGTTTGAGGCAGCAGCAGGAGCTGAGAAGGCGCCAGACTTGGATATCTAA
- a CDS encoding heavy metal-binding domain-containing protein, with protein sequence MILSTTPTIEGHPIREYRGVVTGETIIGTNFVKDFFASVRDVIGGRSGSYESTLREAKDTALREMADRAASLGCNAIVGIDLDYETVGNSGSMLMVTCSGTAVII encoded by the coding sequence ATGATTTTGAGTACCACTCCAACCATAGAAGGCCACCCTATCCGTGAATACCGTGGCGTAGTGACCGGCGAAACCATCATCGGTACCAACTTTGTAAAGGATTTCTTTGCCAGTGTCCGTGATGTAATCGGCGGCAGAAGCGGTTCTTACGAAAGCACCCTCCGCGAGGCTAAGGATACAGCCCTCAGAGAGATGGCCGACCGTGCCGCATCCCTGGGCTGCAACGCCATCGTGGGCATCGACCTGGATTACGAAACCGTAGGCAACAGCGGTTCCATGCTGATGGTAACATGCAGCGGAACGGCGGTGATTATCTAA
- a CDS encoding Rne/Rng family ribonuclease, with protein MTSEVVIDVQQKDISIALMEDKQLVEYQNEPREASFSVGNIYIAKVKKLMPGLNACFVDVGYERDAFLHYLDLGSHFNSYQKYLKQVQSDRKKLFPFSKASKMPELEKDGSIQNVLKAGQEVLVQIVKEPISTKGPRLTGEISFAGRYLVLMPFGDKVSVSSKIKSGEERSRLKQLIHSIKPKNCGVIVRTVAEGKKVAELDAELKVLVKRWEDAIAKVQKTQQRPQLAFEETGRAVALLRDLFNPSYENIYVNNEDVMKEVKNYVSLIAPEKAGIVKLYTGKVPIFDNFSITKQIKAGFGRVVNYKHGAYLIIEHTEALHVVDVNSGNRTREKGQEANALDVNLGAADELARQLRLRDMGGIIVVDFIDMNLAEDRQLLYERMCKNMQKDRAKHNILPLSKFGLMQITRQRVRPAMDVNVDETCPTCFGTGKIKSSILFTDQLERKIDRLVNKIGVKKFTLYVNPYVAAFINKGFISLKRRWQFKYGFGFNVIPSQKLAFLQYEFYDKDNQYLDMQEEQETK; from the coding sequence ATGACAAGCGAAGTTGTAATTGATGTCCAACAGAAAGACATCTCTATCGCACTCATGGAGGACAAGCAGCTGGTGGAATACCAGAACGAACCTCGTGAGGCATCGTTCTCTGTGGGCAACATCTACATCGCAAAGGTAAAAAAACTGATGCCGGGTCTTAACGCCTGCTTCGTGGATGTAGGGTATGAACGCGACGCCTTTCTTCATTATCTTGACCTAGGAAGTCATTTTAATTCCTACCAGAAGTACCTTAAACAAGTACAGAGCGACAGAAAGAAACTTTTCCCATTCTCTAAAGCCAGCAAAATGCCTGAATTGGAAAAGGACGGCAGCATACAGAATGTACTCAAAGCAGGACAGGAAGTGCTGGTACAAATCGTAAAGGAACCAATCTCTACCAAGGGACCTCGACTCACAGGCGAAATTTCATTCGCGGGCCGATACCTGGTACTCATGCCATTCGGTGATAAAGTTTCTGTCTCGTCGAAAATTAAAAGCGGTGAAGAACGCTCCCGACTCAAACAACTCATTCACAGCATCAAACCAAAGAATTGCGGCGTTATCGTCCGCACTGTGGCTGAGGGTAAGAAGGTCGCTGAGCTCGATGCTGAGCTGAAAGTCCTGGTGAAGCGATGGGAGGATGCTATCGCCAAGGTACAGAAGACCCAGCAGCGCCCGCAACTTGCATTCGAGGAGACCGGAAGAGCCGTTGCTCTCTTGCGTGACTTGTTTAACCCATCTTACGAGAACATCTACGTGAACAACGAAGATGTGATGAAAGAGGTGAAGAACTATGTTTCTCTAATAGCCCCTGAAAAGGCGGGCATAGTTAAGCTCTACACCGGTAAGGTGCCTATCTTCGACAATTTCAGCATTACCAAGCAGATTAAAGCTGGCTTTGGTCGTGTTGTTAACTACAAGCATGGTGCTTATCTCATCATCGAGCACACCGAGGCCTTGCACGTTGTCGATGTAAACAGTGGTAACAGAACTCGTGAGAAAGGTCAGGAAGCAAATGCACTGGATGTTAACCTCGGCGCTGCTGATGAGTTGGCTAGACAATTGCGCCTCCGAGATATGGGAGGTATCATTGTTGTCGACTTCATCGACATGAATCTTGCCGAAGACCGACAGTTGCTCTATGAGCGCATGTGTAAGAACATGCAGAAGGACCGTGCCAAGCACAACATCCTGCCATTGAGCAAGTTCGGACTGATGCAGATTACACGCCAGCGTGTACGTCCGGCTATGGATGTGAATGTAGATGAAACCTGCCCTACCTGTTTCGGTACGGGCAAGATTAAGTCTAGCATCCTCTTCACCGACCAGTTGGAAAGAAAAATCGACCGCCTAGTCAACAAGATCGGCGTCAAGAAATTCACTTTGTATGTGAATCCTTATGTGGCTGCCTTCATCAACAAGGGCTTCATTTCCCTGAAGCGCAGATGGCAGTTTAAGTATGGTTTCGGCTTCAATGTGATTCCTTCACAGAAACTGGCATTCCTCCAGTACGAATTCTACGACAAGGACAACCAGTATCTGGATATGCAGGAAGAACAGGAAACAAAGTAA
- a CDS encoding TPM domain-containing protein has product MRFKRYFLALMMVAFHALALKAGEVWTAKNVPIPFLRDSTQYVSDPDGYVDKAQKDSANFYLQKLKLECGVQNVLIIVGKVDNQDAFRMAQDVGNQYGIGYKKSRRGLVIVIAVEDHKYFIAPGSGLEGELTDVDCDDIARACIVKYMREGNPGEAVASVSRAIYNKVKSGRTGIADVDEGSVNDEEDWFLVIILFLIFFGIPIYLFIRYILEMLGIVKPRPKSNQRNQSRRRNNDDDWIPPFFMGGGGSSGGGFSGGSFGGGTFSGGGSGGGW; this is encoded by the coding sequence ATGAGATTTAAGAGATATTTTTTGGCTTTGATGATGGTTGCCTTTCATGCATTGGCGTTGAAGGCTGGGGAGGTCTGGACGGCGAAAAATGTACCGATTCCTTTCCTCAGGGATTCTACGCAATATGTTTCCGACCCGGATGGATATGTTGATAAGGCTCAGAAGGATTCTGCCAATTTCTATCTTCAGAAACTGAAGTTGGAGTGTGGCGTACAGAATGTGCTCATCATTGTGGGAAAGGTTGACAACCAGGATGCCTTTCGGATGGCGCAGGATGTGGGCAACCAATATGGTATCGGTTACAAGAAGAGCCGGAGAGGACTGGTTATCGTCATCGCGGTGGAGGACCATAAGTACTTTATTGCTCCAGGAAGTGGACTGGAGGGTGAGTTGACCGATGTGGACTGCGATGATATTGCCCGAGCTTGCATCGTGAAGTATATGCGCGAAGGCAATCCGGGCGAGGCAGTAGCATCTGTAAGCCGTGCTATATATAATAAGGTGAAAAGTGGACGGACGGGAATTGCGGATGTTGATGAAGGTTCGGTTAATGACGAAGAGGACTGGTTCCTGGTCATTATCCTGTTTCTTATCTTCTTCGGTATTCCTATCTATCTGTTTATCAGGTATATTCTGGAGATGCTCGGTATTGTGAAGCCAAGACCGAAGAGCAATCAGAGAAACCAGTCTCGTAGGAGAAACAACGATGATGACTGGATACCTCCTTTCTTTATGGGAGGTGGCGGTTCTTCCGGCGGCGGTTTCTCGGGCGGTTCTTTTGGCGGAGGTACCTTTAGCGGAGGTGGCTCTGGCGGAGGATGGTGA
- a CDS encoding S9 family peptidase encodes MNKRLMFSAALVMALLSANAQKRAFTIEDLYRVKGVSSVSLSPDGKTVCYTASSSDLKNQKSGSDIYIMNADGSHTKALTEDGKSSSAVWSKDGKSIFFTNYEKGTAQIFRMDLTTCETEQVTDYELGIGSPVISPDERYIAFTAEVYPDLGADAKANKARMEKKEQGPVQAHIADKLLYRHWTSYNDGRCNHLILFDTQTKTYKDLTPGNYSLIFVVGGGITYQFSPDSKEICFVSNHDEHQEASTNADLWTVSVNGGEPVCITKENKAWDGTPAYSPDGKYIAYRLQQVPGYESDRFRLAIYDRAAKKSTILTEKFDNWVDDYKWAPDSKSIFFLGQVQGAEPLYKLDIARKTISPVLTGKAISEFDFDNKGMVYYTYSTTGKPSALYRQQMKKWNGTPVASGKEQQITFLNQQLEDEVDIRPSESIWVDGAGGDKVQVFIVKPHNFDASKKYPLIINVHGGPQMQWMNSFRGDWQVYPAAGYVVAYPNPHGSTGYGQAFTRAISGDWGGKVFEDVMKVTDKLATLEYVDSTRMGAMGWSYGGYMMNWLQGHTKRFKCLASMMGVYDLRSMWGSTEEVWFPNFELEGQPYNSDLYEKWSPSSYIKNFSTPTLVMTGELDYRVPYTQSLQYFTALQTLNIPSRLIVLKYDGHWPSNLKSMPLYYNAHLDWFHRYLGGAPAPWDTEKMVNNEIEY; translated from the coding sequence ATGAACAAGAGATTGATGTTTTCGGCAGCACTCGTGATGGCGCTGCTTTCGGCAAACGCTCAGAAAAGGGCGTTTACCATCGAGGATTTGTACAGGGTGAAGGGCGTATCTTCGGTGAGCCTTTCGCCTGATGGTAAGACGGTTTGCTATACCGCCAGTTCTTCGGACCTGAAGAACCAGAAGTCTGGCTCCGACATCTACATCATGAATGCGGATGGCTCTCACACCAAGGCTCTTACCGAGGATGGAAAGAGCAGTTCTGCCGTATGGAGCAAGGATGGAAAGAGTATCTTCTTCACTAATTATGAGAAAGGGACGGCTCAGATCTTTCGCATGGATCTGACTACCTGCGAGACGGAACAGGTAACTGATTATGAGTTGGGTATCGGTAGTCCTGTCATCTCTCCGGATGAGCGATACATTGCCTTTACCGCAGAAGTATATCCCGACCTGGGAGCTGATGCCAAGGCTAACAAGGCACGGATGGAGAAAAAGGAGCAGGGACCTGTACAGGCGCATATCGCCGACAAGTTGCTCTACCGTCATTGGACGAGCTATAATGATGGCAGATGCAATCACCTTATCCTTTTCGATACACAGACGAAGACTTACAAGGATCTGACTCCGGGCAATTATTCGCTGATATTCGTGGTTGGGGGTGGAATCACCTATCAATTCTCTCCTGACAGCAAGGAGATCTGTTTCGTATCCAATCATGATGAGCATCAGGAGGCTAGCACCAATGCCGACCTGTGGACGGTATCTGTGAATGGGGGAGAACCGGTCTGCATCACGAAGGAGAACAAGGCTTGGGATGGTACTCCAGCCTATTCGCCTGACGGCAAGTATATCGCTTACCGCTTGCAGCAAGTACCTGGTTATGAGTCTGATCGCTTCCGTCTTGCTATCTACGACCGGGCTGCAAAGAAGTCTACCATCCTGACAGAGAAGTTTGACAACTGGGTAGATGATTACAAATGGGCTCCCGACAGCAAGAGTATCTTCTTCCTCGGTCAGGTACAGGGCGCTGAGCCGCTCTACAAGCTCGATATAGCCAGAAAAACCATCTCGCCGGTATTGACGGGCAAGGCCATCTCGGAGTTTGATTTCGATAATAAGGGTATGGTATATTATACCTATAGCACGACAGGCAAGCCATCGGCTCTCTATCGCCAGCAGATGAAGAAGTGGAATGGAACTCCTGTAGCAAGCGGCAAGGAACAGCAGATTACCTTCCTCAACCAGCAGTTGGAGGATGAGGTGGATATCCGTCCATCTGAGAGTATCTGGGTAGATGGCGCTGGTGGCGACAAGGTACAGGTATTCATCGTGAAGCCACACAACTTTGATGCCAGCAAGAAATATCCGCTTATCATCAATGTGCATGGCGGACCACAGATGCAGTGGATGAATTCCTTCCGTGGCGACTGGCAGGTTTATCCTGCTGCCGGTTATGTGGTGGCTTATCCTAATCCTCACGGTTCTACGGGATATGGTCAGGCCTTTACCCGTGCCATTTCCGGTGACTGGGGTGGAAAGGTATTTGAGGATGTGATGAAGGTTACCGATAAATTGGCAACCCTGGAATATGTTGACTCCACGAGGATGGGAGCGATGGGATGGTCGTATGGCGGTTATATGATGAACTGGCTGCAGGGACATACCAAGCGATTCAAGTGTCTGGCTTCCATGATGGGCGTATATGACTTGCGCTCTATGTGGGGCAGTACTGAGGAAGTATGGTTTCCTAACTTTGAGTTAGAGGGACAGCCTTATAATTCCGATCTCTACGAGAAGTGGTCACCATCCTCATACATCAAGAACTTCTCAACACCAACCCTCGTGATGACGGGCGAACTGGACTATCGTGTACCGTATACCCAGAGTTTGCAATATTTTACAGCTTTGCAGACCCTGAACATTCCTTCGCGACTGATAGTCTTGAAGTATGATGGTCACTGGCCAAGCAACCTGAAGTCGATGCCGCTCTATTACAATGCGCACCTTGACTGGTTCCATCGTTATCTCGGCGGTGCTCCTGCACCTTGGGATACAGAGAAGATGGTGAATAATGAGATAGAGTACTAA